The following coding sequences lie in one Clupea harengus chromosome 23, Ch_v2.0.2, whole genome shotgun sequence genomic window:
- the fam13c gene encoding protein FAM13C, protein MFCFCLQSPLLKLQALDGDGCPSPGDSPEDEAPCLGTKEGPPDQGPSCWSLGGERDRARENSPPEPQPLFRGPQAEGCSFDQQMSPGPSRILHHITDGNSPLPSPRCPSLSQSQRFNTDPEMAPSPPCSQHLIMARGIARTDAEEVAKDTPSIPLLTKHIQALKRKIRKFEERFEQEMNYKPSHNDKSANPEILRLMGELAKTRKQLKELRLKQSVEDLADPESGRGEDSSSSGRSTHHHEGALQTQQQPHQQQQRPALEETVDSLLKRLKEKRQALGLPENMLDMTHGQMALEKMTLQKCLLYFESLHGRPGTKQDKNLVKPLYDRYQMVKRLLCASSPITTIEEEEGSDEDCVTELPTEPYGPEGPVHTEEEGDSDPAFVSPMDEVKAVRHTPRAPVTMANLHEASRSELLACMRETRVEKRRQRKALREFEDNFSRQMGR, encoded by the exons ACCAGGGCCCCTCCTGCTGGAGCCTCGGAGGCGAGAGGGACAGGGCGAGGGAGAACAGCCCCCCAG agccCCAGCCCTTGTTCAGAGGCCCACAGGCAGAGGGATGTTCTTTCGACCAGCAGATGAGTCCTGGACCCAGTCGCATCCTCCATCACATCACCGACGGCAACAGCCCTCTCCCATCGCCACGGTGCCCAAGCCTTAGCCAGAGTCAGCGCTTCAACACAGACCCAGAGATGGCCCCGTCTCCACCCTGCTCCCAGCATCTAATCAt GGCCAGGGGTATCGCCAGGACAGACGCGGAGGAGGTGGCAAAGGACAcaccctccatccctctgctCACCAAACACATCCAGGCCCTTAAGAGGAAGATCCGCAAGTTCGAGGAGCGCTTTGAGCAGGAGATGAACTACAAG ccCTCACACAACGACAAGTCAGCCAATCCTGAGATCCTGCGTCTGATGGGTGAACTGGCCAAAACACGCAAGCAGCTGAAAG AGCTGCGGTTGAAGCAGTCGGTGGAAGATCTGGCCGACCCGGAGAGCGGCAGGGGggaagacagcagcagcagtggcaggtCCACTCATCACCACGAGGGGGCGCTGCAGACTCAGCAGCAGCCACATCAGCAACAGCAGAGGCCGGCTCTGGAGGAGACGGTGGACTCGCTGCTGAAGCGACTCAAGGAGAAGCGCCAAGCCCTCGGCCTCCCGGAGAACATGTTG GATATGACACACGGGCAGATGGCCCTGGAGAAGATGACCCTGCAGAAGTGCTTGCTGTACTTCGAGAGCCTGCACGGCCGCCCC ggtACGAAGCAAGATAAAAACCTGGTCAAGCCGTTGTACGACCGCTACCAGATGGTGAAGCGCCTCCTGTGTGCATCCTCGCCCATCACCACCATA gaggaggaggagggctctGATGAAGACTGCGTGACGGAGCTGCCGACGGAGCCGTATGGGCCAGAGGGGCCTGTGCACACTGAAGAAGAGGGCGACAGCGACCCGGCCTTCGTCTCTCCGATGGACGAGGTCAAAGCCGTTCGGCATACGCCCCGGGCGCCTGTAACCATGGCGAACCTGCACGAGGCCTCCAG GTCGGAACTTCTTGCATGCATGAGGGAAACACGAGTagagaagaggaggcagaggaaggcCCTTCGTGAGTTTGAGGACAACTTCAGTCGCCAGATGGGAAGGtag